caaaaaaacaaaaaaaacccttactGGAACAGTGAAGTTTTACTGGAGGAAGGCAAAGCTCTTTAGCAATATCTGTGTTCTTGATGGTCATGGCCTCATCAACCtacacaacaaaaacaaaaaactggttgTTACTGCAGGTATTTTGAATTTTTAATTGAATGTCCCAAAAAGGCAtggttagtgtgttttttttttgcttatatacaATTCAGTTGTAACTAAATGATGCTTACAAAAGatatttaaaaggggttgtaaaggttccttttttaaaAAGGGGGtaagcttgcgggcgcgctcccgtgatacagtcgCCGACTgcatcactcggccccacccccagcgTGCTGCGTCAttgatttgaatgacagcagcgggaaccaatggctgcgctgctattaatcatCCAATGAATAAGCCGAGAAGCCCGGTTGAGAAGCCAGCGCGTTCACGACGCGGGACTTtcgagagctcaggtaagtaaattggggggtggggggccgCTAATAgacggatgttttttcaccttaatgcatagaatgtattaaggtgaaaaaacatgtacctttacaaccactttaagtcttctttgaagaaacacaaacagtacGTACTAAAAACAAGGCATGCTTCCATAAGTAAAAATACAGCTTGCTTAAAAACTTTGACTTTTGCTCGAAATAAACAAAAAGTTGCAAATTACACAACAGTATGGTTTAGAAGTTATCAAACGTCAGGAGAATTTAAAGTATGActacaccagccaccactgaccccCTTTTACTGAAAAATGCCAGTTGTCTTTTTTGACGTTTTGAATGAGATAAAGCTACCAAACATGTATATTCTGCATCCTTGTTCTAAAATATTCAAAATGATTGAAGTCTGAAATAGCAAATGCAGATTTCAGaatgacagcagtggcacccttcaTATTTTTCTCCAaattaaaagatgaaaaaatgcaGATGCATAACAAATACCACTTTTCTACACAGTGACATAATTTGCTTGTCAGTAGTCCAGTTGCAGTGTGTTGGGGAAGCATCAGTGTTGATTCTTATGAGTGCTCAGAATaattgtgacccgttttcagtggagagcggtctgaagtctgctctccactgacgtcactgccatcagtcgaggcagcgtgtCATCCTGAATTCTGGATTCGCCAGCTgacttgattgatggcagtctcagcgatgTTGTCTGATAGTCAGCATTGCTCTGCTCGGGGacgagtgagaaccgagccattggcgatgttcggtggcttgtgttctcagtgcagagacgccaggggacaatgctgcatccacctaggtaagtatgaatagcagaaagaaaaaaaaaacaaaaaaaacaaaaacaaacacacacttctattttaaggtgaaaaaccttctcatgctgtagcccccccccccccccccccccttttacttacctgagccctatctctctcGCCGCGGGGACGAGCACATCAGCTATGGCTGGTGTCTCATGtgctgattgaatagattgatagcagcttagccattggctcccgctgctgtcaatcaaatccaatgactcgggtGCCGGGGCTGAGTccttctgtgtcaatagacgcagaagcaggacacgggaACGCTCCCGCACGGGTGTCCGCAGAAGAGCAATTCtgacggggcactcaagaagaggagaagcctccagcatcgctgagggaccccaggaggaggatcggggccactgtgaaaaaccaactgcacagtggaggcatgtatgacttttttttttttatttaaaaaaaaaaacaaaacaaaaaaaaaaaaaaaaaaaccaaaaaccacacaaaagggtttagtaaccctttaacaaATGGCCCCAGTGCCACTGTATTAGAAATATTACTACCAAACTAAGACACACAGGAATTAACAAGATTTACCGTTTTTCCCTTCACCCATTCAGTAGCCAAAGAGCTTGAGGCAATTGCTGAACCACACCCAAACGTTTTGAATTTTGCTTCAGTAATTTTCCCATGTTCATCAACTTCAATCTGAAAATAAAAAGTAGTAATAATGTGCTTGGCAGTAGAATCAGCTGACCAaatagaataatttttttttcaaaaaccaaATAAATTACACAATAAAAAGAGGGAGCCCAATAATTATACTTTAATTATACCTACAGTATCAATCACAGGATATTAtatttttggccaaaaaaaaaaaaaaagataccacaCACACAACCTTTTAATAATATCAATTATGCTGACTCCATCACCAGACAAAAACTCCTATAGATGTTAGGAGCTCTCTTTTTTCTGCGCTGGGAGGAGCAACAACTTTCTTTTTAGCAAATGTCAATCCTCCTAAGAGCAAGGAACAAACCCCAGAGTTTTTCTGTGTCCCTCAAACCTTCAAGAAAACAGAGTTTTAtgttaaatttatttaattttaatgaaTCTTATTCAGCCCGTGGTAAGTCTTTAGGAAACAGCCAAGCAATACTAACCTGCAATTTCATAACATCGCCACATGCTGGAGCGCCCACCAGACCAGTTCCAACATTCTTTGCATTCTTGTCAAGGGATCCAACGTTCCTTGGATTCTCATAGTGATCAACaacctaaatataaaaaaaaaaaaaaaaaaaaaagaagaagtgttaCTCAATCAGGGTTAGAACTGTTCATCAGTTGCCCTTGACAAGCAGTGGCCCTGCCAGCTTGTTACGTAATGCAGTTATCAAAATAGAAAGATGGATCCTTCTGTACTTCTAGTCAGCATTTTCCTTCCCAAAACATACTGTAGTAcataatgtccttatttttgatTCTCTAATTACTTGTGTTATGCAAGAAGACAGCCAGTACAAAtgattaaggctctgttcacacctaggagtTTTGTTTTCAGACAGAAAGCCACGCGATTTTCCACAGGtcaaaaaggtcaccaatgtaaaaagcagagaacactcagatgtgaacaggggccattgaaacgAATgtgatttgtcttgttgggcatttttagagctgaggcttaaagcagaaaaacgcccaaaaacgcctaggtgtgaacagagtctCAATGGCGATGTTTACACTAATACAAACAAGAGCataactatatatacacacacacacacggccaaTGCTGTGCTCCTCTTCTGGGCAAACCAGAAATGTCTGTTTATCAACTATTAGGGAGAGGTTTTTTGTGCATCTTTGCTTCACTAATCATTGGCGTTACAAAAGATGATGGTAGACAGAAAATACTACACGTTGATGTTTATACCAAAATAAACTAGTTCTGAGTGATAACATGCTGACCAGTCAGCTTTCAGTCTTCTCAGAGCAGAGTCGCTGCTCACTGCTCTGTTCCTTCAGTGTTCACTGGGTGGGAAGGAGGGCAGGGATGTACAATGAAAGTCAGAAGCAGCTGTCAATCAAGCAATCAGGGATTCAGACAATATTGAGAGGCTCTGTTCTATAAGCAGATAGTGGTTAATAGTCTGCCAACTACTGAGGTTGCATTCTCACCTGAGTGTTTTTTTATCTTGAAGCTACCAAATGCtctggtttaaaagaaaaaaaacaaaaacaaaaaaaaatttattctatTGCTCTCTAACAATTTATTATCAGTTCCAGTCCGGGCCAATtctgtcatacatgtaaaaatctgcattttttgctataaatataattggaaacccccaaacatttttttaagcagaggccctggagaataaaatggttgttgcaattttCTTTTGTCACACGATATTTTGTGCAGTGGTTTACCAAATGCAAAATttacaggaaatttttttttaaaaataataaaaaataaaataaaactttaacGAGTGTTAGTGAACACAAACAatttaatacccaatttttggtaaaacataaaagatgttccaccaagtaaatagatactttaatatatcaagctttaaaattgcttacacccgtgaaatggcgccaaactacggcacctaagaatctccataggcgacactttaaaagcctccacaggttaccagtttacagtaaggctggccatacattatacaattttcttattcaatttcctttagatttaccttcaaccatgtagtgcaagggcctgcctgactgcatacaaattgaaagcgtttaggTCTAACCTAATATTATATGGGTTTAGGTAAACTTtaacctttcactgccagagccgtttttgcacacgtttaaaaatgggatttttgtacttaccgtaaaatccctttctctgaagttcattgacggacacagcattTTAGTCTTGACCTTCGGGTTATAatcgccacctttaggagaggactaggcagaacacaatgaaaaaacaagcacagtaccgcccagaaggcggtcctactggctataacccctcacactgctcccagcagctcagttcgtcaaaagcagtacaaacataaaaaggaggggtgggtgctgtgtccgtcaatgaacttcagagaaagggattttacggtaagtacaaaaataccattctctttcgttcattgacagacacagcactttaGTCTTGACCTTACggacgtccccaagcagtgtcaAAAAATGAGAGGTGGGAACACAGAGAAAAATAAACTCCACCCACAACAAAAAGaactccccatcagaggagccgcaACCTCAGACGGCCGCCTGCAAAAATCTTGCGGCCGAAGTACGCACTCAAAGATGCACCCACATCAACCTTGTAAAATTTGGTGAAAGTGTGTACTGACgaccaggtagccgccttacacACCTGTGAAAATGGACGCTTGATGCTGGAAAGCCCAGGAAGCACCAAtcgccctggtggaatgcgccgtAACGGGAAAGGGAGGCGCCCGCCCCCTTATGGCATAAGCCTGAACAACAATCTGTCTGATCCACCGAGAAATGGTGGCCGACGAGACCGCCAGGCCCTTCTTCAGACCAGCCACCGAGACAGAGTCCGACCTCCGGAAAGGAGCCGTAGCAGACAGATACACCCGCAGAGCCCGGACCACATCTAAAGAATGTAAAGCGACCTTCTTGGGATGCGACTGCCGGGGACATAAGGAcggaagcacaatgtcctcatttagatgAAAGGCTGAAACAATCTTCAGAAGAAAAGAGGGCTGTGGACGCAGCACCGCCTTATCCTTGTGGATAATCAAATAAGGAGACTTGCATGACAAGGCCGCTAACTCAGAAACCCGCCTtgcagatgtaatagccactagaaagacaACTTTCTGAGAGAGAGTCAATAAAGGGATCTCcctaatgttttaaaaatggcggtttctgaagcaccgagagcaccagattcagatcccacagGGGCAGCGGCAGACATACCGGAGGAGCCACATGCCGAACCCCCTGAACAAACGTACGCACCAATGAGTGAGTCGCAAAGGgccgctgagaaaaaaaaaaaaaaaaaggcagccaaaGCTGATATTTGCCCCTTAATGGTGCTTAATGCAAGCTTCTGATCCACTCCTCGCTGCAGAAACAGCAGGATCCTGGACACAGAATATGAACGTGGATGCCACCCCACCTCCTCACACAgggagatgtaggccttccaggtGCGATGATAAATCTTCCTGGAAGAAGAATTAGCCAATAATGCCCCCATGGGGCCACCAACGCATCCGTCCAGGGTTTCtttgacctggccacaaacctctgcaccttctgATTGAGCCGAGAGGCCAGGAGATCCACATCCGGCCTGCCCCACCGTAGGCAAATGAGCCGAAACAATCAGTGACCATTCCCCCTGGTCCAGCAACTGACGACTGAGGTAGTCCTCTTGCCAGTTTTCTATGCCCGAAATGTACACGGCTGACAGAGCCGGCACGCGCAGCTCTGCCCACTGTAGGATGTGGAGACCTCCAGCGCCGTCGCTGAGCTCCTTgtccctccctgatgattgacatatgcCACCATCGTGGcgttgtccgactggatcctgaccAGATGACCCTGCAGCCTCTGCGACCATGTGGAGAGGCAGCGCCTGATCGCCCGCAGCTCCAGCACACTGATCGGCAGGCGGGATTCTTCCTGCGTCCAGCGACCCTGGGCCGACTAGGTGCCCCAAATTCCTCCCCAGCCGGTCAGGCTGGCGTCCGTCGTAATCACCGTCCAATGAAGAGGAAGGAACGATTTCCCGGACCAAAGGGTCGGGGACCTCAGCTACGAGAGAAGCAAAGCCCTGGCTAGCTGGCTCACCCGGATTTCACAATCCAGGGATGTCAGAGACTTGTCCCATTTGGACAGGATCTTTCTGCAAGACCCGAGTGTGGAGTTGAGCATACGGTACCGCCTCGAAAGTGGCTACCATGGAGGCCCAGAACTCGCATGCAAAAATGCACCGACGACCACCTGCGGGACATCAGTAACCGCACCACGGATTGGAGAGTCTGCAGCTTGCTTGAAGGAAGAAAGACTCTCGCCTTTGAGGAGTCCAGAATCAACCCCAAGTATTCCAGGCGCTGGGTCGGCAGCAACACcgacttctggagattcaacacccagccaaactactgaagagtctgcatggtgatcgccacatcctcCCTCAGTTCTGAGGCAGAAGCTGTGCTCaggaggaggtcgtccaggtaaccCACGATCGCGATCCCTCGTTGTCTCAGCAACGCCAGAATTGGAGCCAGCACCTTGGTAAAGACCTTTGGTGCCAACGGTAAATCAAAGGGAAGAGCTTCAAATTGGTAGTGCTCGCCCCGaccgcaaatcgcaggaacctctggtgtctgacgcatatggggacatgcaagtatgcgtccttgatgtccaaAGACGCCaggaaatccccctgatgaagtgcAGCGACCACGGAACGAACCAATTCCATCCTGAACCTCCGTGccttcacaaaacaattgagggccttgagatccaggacCGGACGGACCCCTTCCTTCTTCGGGATtacaaacagattggagtagaatccctgaaacctttccaACGTTGGTACAGGCACTATCACCCCACGCAGTAGTAAATCCTGTACTGCCCCCAAACAGGGCCTCCCAAcgagccagaagaagatgaaggttgGAGGGAAAAAAACCTGTCTGGCGGACAAGAAAGAAACTATCTTGTAGCCTGACAAAACCAGCTCGCAGACCCACTGGTCAGAAAGAAGAGAAGTCCACCGGTCTGCAAACTCCCGAAGGCGACCCCCCAACCGAGAGTCGGGTGGTAGCGAACCTTCATGCAGAAGCTGATTTGTTCGCAGGCTTGTTCGGCTTGCGATACCAGGGATGCTTTTGTCCGTCAGCGGGCACCTTGTTGGACTGGGAACGCTTACCCGCCAACGAAAAAGCCGCTTCGGAGAAGAAAAAGAGGGCCCCTGCCTACTGCGTGGCTCCTCACCCTTTCTGGACTGTGGGAGCAAAGTACTCTTTCCCCCAGTAACATTCTTAATGTCATCATCCAGTGAGGCGCCAAACAGCCTCCCACCTTGGAAGCCAGCGCTTTCTTAGATGTCtggtccgcagaccaacacttgAGCCAAATCAGCCGACAGCACTACTGCTGATACCGAGGCTCTAGAAAGCAAAGGGGCCGTATCCAGGGCCGTATCCCAAATATACTTAAGGCCgtgcaccaactggtctgccagttccacacagactggGGAAACCTGCTCCTTCCCCAACTCGCGGTGCAACAACTTAGCCCATTCAGTAAGTGTTTGTGACACCTGAGCTGTGGCTAACACCGACCCCACCACTGTAAACATGGACCGGGCAACCGCCTCAGCCCTTCTGTTGGCAGGGTCCTTGAAAGAAGGGGACCCTTCCACCGGAATCGTGGTCACCTTATTTAACCTAGATACCGGGGGGTCAATGACCGGAGGAAAATGTCCATTTTTTCAGAAAATCctcctcaaaggggtaacgcaccgCCATTCGCCTCGGGACTGAAAAGGCATGCTGCGGGCGTTCCTACTCCTTGTAAATTAACTTATCAAAATAAGTTAGGTAGGGAAACACCTTAGCGGTGTGGAACAGCTTGTGGGACCCAAAAGAGACTGACACATCTGCAGATGCCCCAGCCTTATCCTCTATCTTTAAGGTATCCCGCACCACCGTGATAAGTGCTCCCACTAGCGCTTTTTCCTGTGCTGAAACAGACGCGGAGGCTTCCTCCTCACTGTCTGAAGGGTCATGGTCCGCAACCTCTGAAGCCTCAGAACAGGGGCCAAGTCTGAATCAGAGCTTTCcccggaagacggggggggggggggggttggggggcgcgCGTTTTTTACCCACCTTGCGCCCGCACGCTGCTTCCACCCTGGAAACAAATGATTCCAGGACTGCTGTCAGGGTATCCATGGGCACCGCAGGTGCAGGGGAACCGGTTGCTATCACAGGGGTGTCTGAGGAAGAAGCGCCAGCATCCAACGCCATGTCTGACCCACTCTCGCGTGACCCTGGGACCTAAGGCAAGAGCCAAAAAATGCCTACCCTCCTAGCTGCCACAGACTAAGGGCCCCCcgcaggactcaccaccctgacccAGGCGTTGTGCTGCTGTCCATTCTCCACTTTGCCGGCGTCCAAACCACAAGGTGTCCTGTGTCAGTTTCGAGCTGTTCCTGGCTTAAACAGCCGACCAGCGCTAGAGAACTTACAGAAGCTGTCCCccgtggctacaagaaaatggcctcaGACAAAAGCGCCCCAAAAcgccaggaaaatggccgccgcgctccaagaaaatggccgcaGCTACAGCAAAATGGCCACGGTTCCCGCAGCGACCATTCCCCATGCATGGCGGCAAACAAAGGTAAAAAAATGAGGCGGACAACCAAAGGCACAAAACGAGGGGAAAAAACAAACACCAGCACAACCCCCTGCCAGGACTCAGAGACCGTCTGGAGGACCCCCGGGCCAGGTAAGTGCACCACACCCCCCTACACCC
This window of the Aquarana catesbeiana isolate 2022-GZ linkage group LG01, ASM4218655v1, whole genome shotgun sequence genome carries:
- the ISCU gene encoding iron-sulfur cluster assembly enzyme ISCU, translating into MAGVGRVFCSVWSRCSMPELRVPCAAYHKKVVDHYENPRNVGSLDKNAKNVGTGLVGAPACGDVMKLQIEVDEHGKITEAKFKTFGCGSAIASSSLATEWVKGKTVDEAMTIKNTDIAKELCLPPVKLHCSMLAEDAIRAALADYRLKQDKEPSAASG